The DNA region GACATATCAATGACATCAGCCAGTTGCCTCAttttcaaccaaatggcaaaaTACTTAGAGCGTACGTGTTCCTTTCCTTCCACTTTGTATAAAATATTCACACGCCTGATGCAATCCAATCgctaatattaatattataaacgACCATTAGCGATAGATTTAATTATGACTAGGAACAAGGACGTCAAATACAAGTTACTATATATAAGGTTGACTATGTTTTTAAAACATTCTTAGTTACGACGTACGTATACTTTTCTAACGAATACAAAAGTATAATGTTTATCTCCATAACTTGAGTTGACTATAAATTATTGTTAGAGATTTTGCTTCTCATGATAACCAATTTATTTGTTGTATCTGGATCGAATTATGATTAGCTTGataaatactgtatatataattcGACAAAACACATTATTTTTGAGTACGTAACATgtataacgtttttttttattatttttacgaTAAAACTTTATTGTTCATATATGAAATTGTAGTAGATTATGctggtattatatatatatatacggtcTTTATGTAATATATGCAATAATGTtgtccttttcttcttcccttttttttgtgAGTGTATGTGACGGCATTAGTGCCGGCCCAGTAAAAATTGAAGCCCAATACGTAACCattttttaaatggattttataaggtaaattttaaaagttgaaacaGAATTTTAAGATTAAATTTTTACAAGTTAGATCTAACATACTTCGTTTTACAAGTCCCGTTGTTGGTAGTAGATCTTTTGCACAAGAgcagtaacatttttttttttgtctaagaAGTAACACTTCTTGAAAACATTGTGAGCAGTCAATTTGGCTTCCAACGTTTTCAGTACGTCCCTCTCCATTTCCCGTCAACACAAGCAAGCAGCAACTATAAATTAAAGGGTTATGCCCATTGGAACGCCAACAAGTTGTGGATTCTGGCGTAATTCTCTTAACACATCAGTTTACTTTACGCGGTTAGATTTTGCGAAATCTGTCGGAAAGCTTTGTTACGAGGTCATATATATCGATTGACCATCATCATTCAAGTAAtaagtttcttctcttcatcattgTTGTTCGGACTTGATACTCTTTCGGTAGCAGCTGGTCCACAAAGGCCCAAAGtatcaaaaagatatatataagttGAGCCCATTGTTAGTTATTTGGGCCTAAGCGTAAGGACGGAGAGGgggtgagaagaagagagtaatcGGAACTGGTTTACCAACCCCCGGGAGAGGAGTGGGACAGAGTGGTGAGATGGACCAATGATGAAGAAGCTGCCGCATTTGCATTACTGAGATAGTTGGTTGACAGATGGAGTAGGCGGGGACGGGGGCGGTAGGTGAAGGATTACGAcctttcgcttttttttttttgttctcaccaTACCCACTTATTATATTTACCCCTCCTCCCTTGTCACACAATTTCTCAGATCAAACTCAAAACATAAATCTGTTTGCGTTTGATCTTTTCTAAACCCAACCAAACTATGAAAATTAACATCCGAGATTCCACAATGGTCCGGCCTGCCGCCGAGACCCCACTCACTAATCTTTGGAACTCCAACGTTGACCTCATCATCCCTAGATTCCACACCCCTAGTGTCTATTTCTACAGACCCACCGGCGCCTCCAACTTCTTTGACCCTCAGGTCCTCAAGGAAGCTCTTTCCAAGGCCCTCGTCCCCTTCTACCCCATGGCTGGTCGCTTGAAGAGAGACGATGATGGTCGTATCGAGCTCGACTGCAACGGCGCCGGTGTTCTCTTCGTCGTCGCTGATACTCCTTCTGTCATCGACGACTTTGGGGACTTCGCTCCCACCCTCACTCTCCGCCAGCTTATCCCCGATGTTGATTACTCCGCCGGCGTCCACACTTTCCCGCTCCTCGTCTTGCAGGTTCAAAAGTCTTTCCCTTTTTTCGATCTTTGTGAATTTTGAGGAAGGATccattataattataattatactagACTAGGGTAGCTCTCAACCTAATTAGTGTATCGCTTTCTATCTTTAATTTTAGCTTAGCTTGATCCTGAGGCAGTTTCCTTGATGTATGTAGGTGACCTTCTTTAAATGTGGGGGAGCTTCCCTTGGTGTTGGCATGCAACACCACGTGGCTGATGGTTTCTCTGGTCTCCATTTTATCAATACGTGGTCTGATATGGCCCGTGGTCTTGACCTTACCATTCCACCCTTCATTGATCGAACCCTCCTCCGCGCTAGGGACCCGCCTCAGCCTGCTTTTCATCATGTCGAGTATCAGCCTGCTCCCAGTATGAGGATCCCGTCCAAACCAGGGCCCCCTGACAATACCACCGTCTCTATTTTCAAATTATCCCGCGATCAGCTTGTTGCTCTCAAGGCTAAATCCAAGCAGGATGGGAACACTGTAAGCTACAGCTCCTACGAGATGTTGGCTGGCCACGTGTGGAGATCAGTGGGCAAGGCGCGCGGACTTCCAGACGACCAAGAGACCAAGCTGTACGTGGCCATTGATG from Camelina sativa cultivar DH55 chromosome 3, Cs, whole genome shotgun sequence includes:
- the LOC104778490 gene encoding shikimate O-hydroxycinnamoyltransferase, which gives rise to MKINIRDSTMVRPAAETPLTNLWNSNVDLIIPRFHTPSVYFYRPTGASNFFDPQVLKEALSKALVPFYPMAGRLKRDDDGRIELDCNGAGVLFVVADTPSVIDDFGDFAPTLTLRQLIPDVDYSAGVHTFPLLVLQVTFFKCGGASLGVGMQHHVADGFSGLHFINTWSDMARGLDLTIPPFIDRTLLRARDPPQPAFHHVEYQPAPSMRIPSKPGPPDNTTVSIFKLSRDQLVALKAKSKQDGNTVSYSSYEMLAGHVWRSVGKARGLPDDQETKLYVAIDGRSRLRPQLPPGYFGNVIFTATPLTVAGELLSKPTWYAAGLIHDVIARMDDNYLRSALDYLEMQPDLSALVRGAHTYKCPNLGITSWARLPIYDADFGWGRPIFMGPGGIPYEGLSFVLPSPTNDGSLSVAIALQSEHMKLFEKFLFEI